The stretch of DNA CCGAGGTCGATGACGGGGCTGCCACCGGCGAACGCCGCCGTGGCCCCGCCGATGAAGAGGAATACCCAGAGCCACCGCGGTATCGACGGCAGCGTGCCGCGCTGGATGCCCGCCAGCCACGCCGTAGTCAGGATCAGGGCGGCCACCAGGCCGATCGGCACCCAGCCAGGATAGAAGGTCAACAGCACGCCGATCCCCGCGACCGCGATGAGTTTCGTTCCTGCCCAGAGCCGATGGATAACGGTGTCGCCCGGCACCGGCCGCAACAGGACGACGGGCGCGCGCTGCCGACTCGTGGCTGGTGCAGTCATGACATTCCTCCGGCGGTCGTCGGGGCCGCCAACTGGCCATTGTGCAGATGCAGAGTGCGGGGGCACAGGTCCTCGAGGCCCGAAAAATCATGGGAGATAACGACAACCGTCAGACCCGCAGTGCGGCGCAGCTCTTCCAACAGCCGCAACAGGCCACGCTGACTCGCCGCGTCCAGGCCGGCCAGCGGTTCGTCGAGGATGAGCGCCCGCGGTGAGCGGGCAAGCAGTCCGGCAAGCACGACCCGGCGCATCTGGCCGCCGCTGAGCTGGTCGATGCGCCGCTTGGCCAGTCCAGGATCAAGGCCCACCGTGCCCAGCGCGGCCACCACGCGGTCGTGATCGCGGTGCGAAAAGCCGGCAGCCGACGCCACTTCCAGGTCGACGCGGCTACGCATCAGCTGCAGCCTGGCCGCCTGGAACGAGATCGCCACCGCGCCGACCTGGTCGGAAACGGGCTTACCATCCAGCAGACAATCGCCCATCGTCGGAACCGTCAGTCCTGCCATGATCCACGCCAGCGTCGACTTGCCCGATCCATTCAGACCGTGGATGAGCAAGCCGTCGCCCTCGTGGACGACGAAGTTGATGTCGCGCAGAGCCGTTGTCGCCCAAGGTGTTCCGCTGGCGTATTCGTGTCCGACGCCGTTGAGTTCGAGGACGGCCTTGTCGGCGTCATGCGCGACGGGCATGGTAGCCGACGGCGCGGCGGCGGTCTCCACCATCGCGGTGTTGTCGGCCGCGCCGTTTCCGGTCAGGTTGATCACGCGGTCGGCGGCATCGGCTTCGCTGTTGTAGTGCGTGATGTGCACCAGCGACATCCGGTGATGTTGGGTCAGACCGGACAACACCGACATCAACCCGTCGCGCCCATCCTGGTCGACCATGCTGGTCACCTCGTCGGCGATCAACAGCGACGGCTCCCGCGCCAACGCCGCTGCCACCGCGAGGCGCTGCAGTTCGCCACCCGACAGACCGCCGGTGTCTCGCTCGGCCAGACCGTCGAGCCCGACCTCGCTCAGCAACTGATGCACGTCGATGGTCTTGCCCGGCGGCAATCCCCACACCACGTCGTCGGCAACGCGGGTACCAAGCACCTGGCTCTCCGGGTGCTGCATGATCACCGCGGTGCCGCCGAGCTTGCCGAGGCCGACGGCGCCCGAACGCTCGATCGTCCCCGAGGTGGGTTCGCGGCCGGCAAGCATCAACATCAGCGTGGTCTTGCCAGAGCCGTTCGCGCCGGTCACCGCTACGTGCTCGCCAGGGTCCACGCTCAGCGAGACCGGGCCCAGAGCGTCGTGGTCGGCCTTGGGATAGCGGAACCGGACGTCGTGCAGCCGCGTCGGCACCGGTGCGATCGGTCCGGTGTCGGTCGACGACTCGAGCTTGTGCACATCCGGAATCCCGAGCAGCCGCGCCATCACCCGCGACAACGCCCACCAGCCGATGAGCGTGACGGAGACGATGGACAGCACCGACGAACCGAAGAACAGGAACGGCCAGTAGTGCAGCGCTGTCGCGAAGTCGTGCTTGAGCCTCTCGGCTGCCGGCTCCATGTCAGGAATGCGGGCGAGGATCGCGGCGAGCCCGTTGATGTTGGCGGTCACGGAATCGAAGAGCAGGTGGCGCAGGCGCGCGAGGATCGCCAGCGCCGTCACCGTGACGACACCGAACAGGGAGCCCGCGATGACCGCCGCACAGAACACCGTGAAGATGCCCCGCCCGCGCCGCTTGACGATCCCGGTCAGCCCGCCGATGTATGCGCAGTTGACCACGGTCATGAAGCCGCCCATCCCGGCGATGAGAAAAGCGATGACGGCGCCTGCCACGGTCGCTGCGATCAACACGCGAAGCCGATACCGATACGCGAGCAGGCCCATCGGGACGGTGCCGAGCAAGGAGACACCGGCCGCGAATGGAACGACGACGGCGATGATCGCGGTGGCCGCGCATAGTGCTGCCATCACCGAGGCTTGGGCTAGTTCGACCGGTTGAAGCGAGCCGGCCCGTCGAGAGGCCGTGGGCTCGGTCGCGGTCATTTCTCGATTCTGCCAGCCGCCGGCGCAGTGCCCTGACGACCACGCTGTGAGCGGCCACACTGCGCAGCGTTTGAAACGCATAGTAAACCTATGTAATCATGGTCTGATGACCTCGCCGCTCGGAGCCGATCTGCTGGCGGTGGTGGCCCGGATCAACCGGCTGGCCACGCAGCGGGTCCGCATGCCACTTGGATTCGCCCAAGCGCGGCTGCTGTCCACGATCGAGGATCAAGGCGCGGCCCGGATATCCGACCTGGCCGCGCTCGACCATTGCTCGCAGCCGACGATGACCACCCAGGTTCGCCGGCTTGAAGACGCGGGCCTGGTATCGCGCACCGTCGACCCCGACGACGCGCGGGCGGTACTGATTCGCATTACCCCCAAGGGGGTCGACACGCTTCGGCAAGTGCGCGTCGACCGTGGCGCGGCCATCGACCCGTACCTGGAGCGGCTCGACGCCGCTGATCGCCAAACCCTCAGCGACGCCGTGCGCGTCATGCGGAACCTCCTCCTCGAGGCCGCCCCCGCCCCCACCAAGTAACAACCGAAAAGGAGAAGCCGCACCATATGTGGCGTCAACCCAAGGCTGTCTGGGCCGTTGCCTTCGCGTCCGTCGTCGCTTTCATGGGCATTGGTCTCGTCGACCCCATCCTCAAACCGATCGCCGACAATCTGAACGCCTCCGCGTCGCAGGTGTCGCTGTTGTTCACCAGCTATATGGCGGTGATGGGTGTCGCCATGCTCATCACCGGTGTGGTGGCCAGCCGGATCGGCCCCAAGCGCACGCTGCTGATCGGCCTGTTGATCATCATTGCCGGCGCGGCTCTGGCAGGGATGTCCGACACAGTGTCAGAAATCGTTGGCTGGCGGGCTCTTTGGGGCCTGGGCAACGCGCTGTTCATCGCCACCGCCCTGGCCACCATCGTCAGCTCCGCGCGCGGATCAGTCGCGCAGGCGATCATTCTCTATGAGGCGGCGCTGGGCCTCGGTATCGCGGTCGGGCCGTTGGTCGGCGGTGTGCTCGGCTCGATCTCATGGCGCGGACCCTTCTTCGGGGTGTCGGCCCTGATGGCGGTTGCGCTGGTCGTCACCGCATTCCTGCTGCCATCCACGCCGCGCGCCGAACGCCCCACCACGCTGGCCGACCCGTTCCGCGCGTTGCGCCACCGCGGCCTGCTCGGCGTCGCAATCACCGCGCTGCTGTACAACTTTGGCTTCTTCACGCTGCTGGCGTTCACGCCGTTTCCGCTCGACATGAGCGCGCATCAGATCGGGCTGATCTTCTTCGGCTGGGGCCTCGCGCTGGCCTTCACGTCGGTAGTCGTCGCGCCTCGACTGCAGCACCGCTTCGGCACCGTGCCCACCCTCGTGGTCAACCTGCTGGCGATGACGGCGACGCTGATGGTGATGGCCATCGGTACCGACAACAAGGCCGTGTTAGCGACGTGCGTCGTGGTCGCGGGTCTGTTCATCGGCATCAACAACACGCTGATCACCGAGACCGTCATGAAGGCAGCCCCCGTGGAACGCGGGGTGGCTTCGGCCGCATACAGTTTCGTGCGATTCGCCGGTGCAGCGCTGGCGCCTTGGCTGGCCGGTTTGCTCGGCGAGCAGGTCAGCGTGCACCTGCCGTTCTGGGTCGGCGCGGCCGCGGTGCTGCTCGGTGCGGGCGTGCTGTTCGCGACGCGTCAGCACCTGGTCGGCATCGACGTCGAGGACTCCGAACTCGACGAGATCACCGAGCAGGCGACGGCGATCACCGTCGGCAACGAGAGCTGATCCTCACACCACCGCTCCGACGAGGTGGCCGACGAGATAGGTCGCGGCGATCGCGACTGTCCCAAACATCAACTGACGCAAGGACGCAAACCACAGCGGCTTCTTGGTATACCGAGCCGCGACTGCCCCTGCGACCATTAGCCCGACACCGCCGAAAACCATTCCCAACCACAGCGACGTGAAGCCGAGGAAATATGGGATCAGTGGGACGATGGCGCCGATGGCGAACATGACGAAGCTCGAGCCGGCCGCGACCCAAGGCGACGGCTTTTCGTCCGGGTGGACGCCCAGCTCTTGTGCCACATGCACATTCAGCGCCCGATCCTCGTCGCGGTGAATTTCCTCGGACGCCTTTTCCGCTGTCTCGGGACTCATACCCATCTCGACGAGCATCCACACCAACTCGGTTTCTTCTGCCTCGGGATGATTGGTCAACGCCCGCCGCTCCATCCGCACCTCGGCGTCGAGCTGCTCGTTGGCCGTGGTGACCGACGTGTACTCGCCCAACGCCATGGAAAACGCGCCAGCGACCAGGCCGGCGAAACCGCTGATCACCACGGTGTGCGCATCGGCCGCAGCGCCAACACCCGCGATCAGCGCGGTGTTGCTGACGAGGCCGTCCATCGCGCCGAAGGTCGCTGCGCGCAGCCAACCGCCCGAAACATCCGAGTGGCGATGGTGCGGGATGTGGGGCATGCCGGTCGGAGATACCGGCACCTCGTCGGAGTCCGTCATGCAGAAGATTCAACGCTACGGGTTTCTGCTGGTCTAGCAAGGTTTGCCTAGGTTTCTGACATCACAGTTTGCCGGGGCGCCAGAAGGGCTAACGTCTCGGTATGACCACCACTGCGGAGCATCTACGCAACACGCTGGACGGCCGTTGGCGCGACGTGAAGAACCGGATGCGGGAGGAACTCTCCAACGAAGTCTTCCGCCCGCACTACACACCGAACACCGTCATCGCCCGCACCAAGGTGATGGAGCAGATGAAGATCATGGCGGCACACGGGGCCGCAGAAGACGGGTTCAAGAAGGAGCACGGCGGCAACGGCGACGTCGCGGCCGCGGTCACCCGGATCGAGATGCTCGCCATGTCCGACCTGTCTCTGATGGTCAAGGCAGGCGTGCAGTGGGGCCTGTTCGGCGGGGCCATCGAGAATCTCGGCACCGAGCGTCATCACCAGGCGTACGTGCCGCGGATCATCAACCTGGATCTATTGGGCTGCTTCGCGATGACGGAAACCGGTCACGGCAGCGACGTGCAGTCGCTGGAGACCACGGCAACCTACGATGCGTCGACCCAAGAGTTCATCATCGACTCCCCCACCCCAACGGCACGCAAGGACTACATCGGCGGCGCAGCCGAAACTGCCACCGTCGCAGCGGTATTCGCTCAGCTGATCACGCCCGACGGGGAAGGGCACGGAGTGCACTGCTTCGTGGTGCCGATCCGCGACGAGGACGGCAACGACCTGCCAGGCGTGACGACAGGAGACTGTCACTACAAGGGTGGCCTGCCCGGCGTCGACAACGGCCGCATCCAATTCGATAATGTCCGCATCCCGCGGGAGAACCTGCTCAACAAATACGCCGACGTGGCCGAGGACGGCAGCTACAGCTCACCCATCGAGAACCCGAACCGCCGCTTCTTCACCATGCTCGGCACACTGATCCGCGGCAGGGTCACCGTCGGCGGCAGCGCTGGCGCCGCGGCTCGCGTCGCACTCGACATCGCGACCCGATATGCCTTGGAGCGCAGACAGTTCCAAGCACCGGGTGACGACCACGAGGTGCTGCTGATGGACTACCTGGTGCATCAGCGCCGGTTGTTCCCGCTGATTGCGCGGTCGTATGCGCTGCAGTTCGCGCAGAACGAGTTGGTTGCGAAGACCCATGAGCTGCAGAGTGCTGATGACCCCGACCGCGAGGAACAACGGGAACTCGAGTCTCGCGCCGCAGGGTTGAAGGCGGCCAACACTTGGCACGCCACCCGTGCGATCCAGGAAGCCCGCGAAGCATGCGGCGGCGCAGGCTATCTCGCCGAAAACCGACTGATCGCACTGAAGGCCGATACGGACGTGTTCACCACCTTCGAGGGCGACAATCATGTGCTCATCCAGCTGGTGGCCAAGGAGCTGCTCACTGCGTACGCCGACGACATCAAGGGGATGAGCCCGGTCGAGTGGGTGAAGTTCGCGGCCAACTTCGCCGGGGAGCGGGTGATGAAACGCACCGCGGCCGAGACGATCATGCAGCGGATCCTCGACACCCGGCAGGACAACGAGGAAGAGGGCAGCCTGTTCAACCGCGGTACTCAGGTCAAGATGTTGGAGGACCGTGAGGAGTACATGATCGCGACGGTCGCGCGCCGACTTCGCGGTAAATCCAAGGAAATGACCGCGTTTGAGGCGTTCAACGCTGTGCAGGACCACGTGCTGCACGCCGCTTCCGCCCACATCGACCGGATCGTCCTCGAGGCCTTCGTCGCGGGCATCGACGCGTGTGAGGACGACGAGGCCCGTAAGGTCCTCGACATGGTGTGCGACGTATACGCATTGTCCGTGATCGAAGACGACAAGGCGTGGTTCATGGAACACCAGTTCCTGTCGACCGAACGCGCGAAGGCCGTCACCCGCGGCATCAACGAACGCTGCCGCACGCTGCGGCCGTACGCCGAGCTACTCGTCGACGGCTTCGGCATTCCCGAGCAGCTGCGCTACGCCGAGATGCTACATCCGGAGAACATCATCGAAGCGTAGCGGCGGTGCTGCGACCGACTGTTCAATGAAGCATGTCTCGGCATCGTAAGCGCAGGCGTCCGCCCAGGTGGCGGATGTGGATTCGCTTTGCGATTGCGATCGTCCTAGTCGGCGCGGTGATTATCGCGGTAAGGCCCGACGACGCGGGGCAACCCGGCGCGGCCTACGCGTCGGAGGGTCCGGGCAGCAGATTCGGCAAGCTACCGAGCCCGGCGCAGGCCGGCTTCGCAGTCCGGTTCGGCGACGTGGATCCCAATGTCTGGCCGGGTGACTACGTCCGCATGATCACCCTGGGCGAGATGACAGGCGGACCGGCGATTCGCGACGGTGCGCTCTGGCCGGGCGAGGCCCTATCCCCTTCGGCGGCAACGTATCTCGAGCGGCGCTTCGACGAGCCGGTGTTCCGGATCGGCATCGAGGTCGTGCTGTCCAAGCAATGGCCAGACGATTCGACCGCGGCCCTCATCATCTCCGACGGCACCGTGCCAGACCTCGTCACCACCACCGATCGGCCGAACGTCGGCATGCACCTGGTGGTGTCGAACAAGGGGTGGATTCTTGGTGTCTACCCCACGAACCGGCCGCTCGAGGACGTACAAAGCGGCGTGTTCGATACGTCGACGTTGACCGAAGCGGTGTTGCGCTTCGAGGTCCGGCGTTACGGAGAACGTTTCGAGCTCGTGTTGCCGGATGGCACTGTCATCGACGTCCGGGACGAGCGCATCAACGGTTTCAAGGGCGATTGGGCGGCCTGGGAACTCTTCGAGCGATCCGGCGGCGACAACGGAATCGGGGTCAGAGCGATCTGGGCACAATAACGCCCGATCGGTATCGACCCAGCCTTGATTTGACATGATCGACAATTTTGCTGAAGATCACTTATTATGATCGCGATCTTGAAGGCGAGGCGCGGCGCCTTGGCCGCCGAGGTGGCGCTCGCCGCGGGCCTCATCTTGAGTTCTGCCTGCATCTTCTCGTTTTCTGCTCACTCAGGCAGCGCCATGGGAACGGTGCGGGGCCCGTTGGCCATCGGTGGCTCGGCCGCGTTGGACGCGTGTTCGCTGATATCTCCTCGGGCAATTTCTTCGGT from Mycobacterium sp. JS623 encodes:
- a CDS encoding MarR family winged helix-turn-helix transcriptional regulator — encoded protein: MTSPLGADLLAVVARINRLATQRVRMPLGFAQARLLSTIEDQGAARISDLAALDHCSQPTMTTQVRRLEDAGLVSRTVDPDDARAVLIRITPKGVDTLRQVRVDRGAAIDPYLERLDAADRQTLSDAVRVMRNLLLEAAPAPTK
- a CDS encoding acyl-CoA dehydrogenase family protein, with the translated sequence MTTTAEHLRNTLDGRWRDVKNRMREELSNEVFRPHYTPNTVIARTKVMEQMKIMAAHGAAEDGFKKEHGGNGDVAAAVTRIEMLAMSDLSLMVKAGVQWGLFGGAIENLGTERHHQAYVPRIINLDLLGCFAMTETGHGSDVQSLETTATYDASTQEFIIDSPTPTARKDYIGGAAETATVAAVFAQLITPDGEGHGVHCFVVPIRDEDGNDLPGVTTGDCHYKGGLPGVDNGRIQFDNVRIPRENLLNKYADVAEDGSYSSPIENPNRRFFTMLGTLIRGRVTVGGSAGAAARVALDIATRYALERRQFQAPGDDHEVLLMDYLVHQRRLFPLIARSYALQFAQNELVAKTHELQSADDPDREEQRELESRAAGLKAANTWHATRAIQEAREACGGAGYLAENRLIALKADTDVFTTFEGDNHVLIQLVAKELLTAYADDIKGMSPVEWVKFAANFAGERVMKRTAAETIMQRILDTRQDNEEEGSLFNRGTQVKMLEDREEYMIATVARRLRGKSKEMTAFEAFNAVQDHVLHAASAHIDRIVLEAFVAGIDACEDDEARKVLDMVCDVYALSVIEDDKAWFMEHQFLSTERAKAVTRGINERCRTLRPYAELLVDGFGIPEQLRYAEMLHPENIIEA
- a CDS encoding VIT1/CCC1 transporter family protein — its product is MTDSDEVPVSPTGMPHIPHHRHSDVSGGWLRAATFGAMDGLVSNTALIAGVGAAADAHTVVISGFAGLVAGAFSMALGEYTSVTTANEQLDAEVRMERRALTNHPEAEETELVWMLVEMGMSPETAEKASEEIHRDEDRALNVHVAQELGVHPDEKPSPWVAAGSSFVMFAIGAIVPLIPYFLGFTSLWLGMVFGGVGLMVAGAVAARYTKKPLWFASLRQLMFGTVAIAATYLVGHLVGAVV
- a CDS encoding MFS transporter is translated as MWRQPKAVWAVAFASVVAFMGIGLVDPILKPIADNLNASASQVSLLFTSYMAVMGVAMLITGVVASRIGPKRTLLIGLLIIIAGAALAGMSDTVSEIVGWRALWGLGNALFIATALATIVSSARGSVAQAIILYEAALGLGIAVGPLVGGVLGSISWRGPFFGVSALMAVALVVTAFLLPSTPRAERPTTLADPFRALRHRGLLGVAITALLYNFGFFTLLAFTPFPLDMSAHQIGLIFFGWGLALAFTSVVVAPRLQHRFGTVPTLVVNLLAMTATLMVMAIGTDNKAVLATCVVVAGLFIGINNTLITETVMKAAPVERGVASAAYSFVRFAGAALAPWLAGLLGEQVSVHLPFWVGAAAVLLGAGVLFATRQHLVGIDVEDSELDEITEQATAITVGNES
- a CDS encoding ATP-binding cassette domain-containing protein → MTATEPTASRRAGSLQPVELAQASVMAALCAATAIIAVVVPFAAGVSLLGTVPMGLLAYRYRLRVLIAATVAGAVIAFLIAGMGGFMTVVNCAYIGGLTGIVKRRGRGIFTVFCAAVIAGSLFGVVTVTALAILARLRHLLFDSVTANINGLAAILARIPDMEPAAERLKHDFATALHYWPFLFFGSSVLSIVSVTLIGWWALSRVMARLLGIPDVHKLESSTDTGPIAPVPTRLHDVRFRYPKADHDALGPVSLSVDPGEHVAVTGANGSGKTTLMLMLAGREPTSGTIERSGAVGLGKLGGTAVIMQHPESQVLGTRVADDVVWGLPPGKTIDVHQLLSEVGLDGLAERDTGGLSGGELQRLAVAAALAREPSLLIADEVTSMVDQDGRDGLMSVLSGLTQHHRMSLVHITHYNSEADAADRVINLTGNGAADNTAMVETAAAPSATMPVAHDADKAVLELNGVGHEYASGTPWATTALRDINFVVHEGDGLLIHGLNGSGKSTLAWIMAGLTVPTMGDCLLDGKPVSDQVGAVAISFQAARLQLMRSRVDLEVASAAGFSHRDHDRVVAALGTVGLDPGLAKRRIDQLSGGQMRRVVLAGLLARSPRALILDEPLAGLDAASQRGLLRLLEELRRTAGLTVVVISHDFSGLEDLCPRTLHLHNGQLAAPTTAGGMS